GTCCTGCTCCGAACCAATCTCTGGAGTGACAGGACATTTATCACCAGTGGAGAGCGAGCGAAGGGCACTGTCTATTACTGGGATACCTCTCTGTTTTCGACCTTGTTTGCGATGCTCGAACCAAAACAGATGAAAGAGCAGATCAAGCTCTTCCTGGAACAGGATCCGCACGAGGACGCGGTGATCGTATTCAAAACGAAACGGCCGGCCTCGCCTGAGAAGATCAAAACGCCGGAAGGATGGGATCTGAGAGGCTATGCCGCGAACGATCTCTCCATCTTCCGGCTGACCTGGTCCTATCTGTCCGTGACTCAGGACAAGGCGTTCCTGAATGAGAAGATCGCGGACCAGACGGTAAAAGAGCGCCTGCAGGTTCTCGCCACAGACTGGAAGAAGTTGTTACGCGAGCCGTCGGACAAACTTTCGGATTACGGAGAGGCGCCTAACCTTCTGGAATGTGTGCCTACGTATATCCACAAGGTCCCATCCTTTAATGCGGCAAATGCCTGGATGATGCGTGAGTATGCCGACATCATAGAGTTCGCCGGGAATCACAGCGAAGCGAACGAACTTCGCCAGGAAGCCACCGAGATGGTCAAGGCTGTGATGACGTTGTATGAGCCTGGCAAAGGCGTATGGGCAAGCGTGCATCGGGATGGCAGCCGGGTTGAAATGCGGCATTGCTATGACTTTGCAACGGTCGGAAGGTTCATGGCCGCAGACCTGCCTCCAACCGTTCGTCGAGAGATGGTTGAGTTTGTTCAGCGCGAGTTGCTCACGGAGAAATGGATGCGTGCTCAGTCCATGCTGGATGTAGCGGCTGCCAACTCTGACCGTCCTGACCATGGTCCGATGGGAGCGTATGACGCATGGCCTGCGGTTACGGTCGATGCCATGTGTTCCCTCGGATACTGGAAGGACGCCATCCTTTTTTTGAGGAGAACCAGGGCGGCGATCTACGAAGGTGTTTACGCGCAGGCGCGTGAGTTTTATGGGCCAAGGCGGCGCGAGTACGACGCACCGATCCGGATCGCGCAACGTGAGGGCTGCATGCGGGAATGTACCGGCGGAGGTGCGTTTGCCGAGACCATCATCAATACGCTGTTCGGCTACATTCCGAAGCTGGGGCGGCAATTGACGCTATCCAACCCTGAAACACCACGAGGGTTTGAGGGAGAGTTACATCATGTGCGCTTTGGAGGCGACCAATTCGCAATCCAATCTGATAGCGATGGTCTGCATTTGAGAAAAGAAGTTAACGCCAGATCTCGTTCGCACGTTCCGCGAACCGAAGAATAGCATTGCGAACGGTTAGTTCGGCCAGCGACGCTTCGCCTTCAGCAATAGCGCGTACCATTTCGCGATGGCGCTCCAGATCTGGTTTCCAGGCTGTCGCGAGCGTCGCATCGCCGCCCAGGCGCATCGATACGAAAGCGAAGAGCGGCACCAGAAGCATGCGCGCGTGTTGAGAAAGTACTTCATTCCCGGGCAGCTCGCAGAGCTGCAGATGAAACGCGAGATCCGCCTCAAGCAGGGCAGCGAGGTCTCTATTCTTGATGGACTTCGACATTTGCGTGATCGCAGCTTCGAGAGTGGAAAGATCCTGGCCCGACTGGGCAAGGATGCGGGCGGCCGTTCCCTCTAATGCGGCACGAACTTCGTAAATCTGAGCGACCTTACCGGGAGAATACGAGGTGACACGAGCACTGCGCCCCGAGTTCTTGGTGGCGAAGCCTTCGGCAATGAGGATGTTGATGGCCTCACGCACTGACGTCTGAGCGACTCCGAATCTACTTGCCCAGAACTTCTCAACGATGCGAGAGCCCTGTGAGAGCTTGCCAGAGACGATCTCGTCTTTTAGTCGTGCTGCAAGTGAGGATTTGATCAGGAGAGGCGGACTGGCGACAGTTTTCTTTGATGCTTTCATTCAGATACCGGTGAATCGTGGTCAAAGACGGGTCGCCTTCGACAGAATCATCATTGCATTGCGTCGATGCTAGCACACAATCCCTGGACGAACGCTGGTCTGCAATACTGGCTGGACGCGCAGCGCCATCACGGGGCGTCGCCTGAAGAGAGCGCTTATGCGTCTATCGCCCTGCTCCTAAATCAGTAAATGTAGCGATATTTTCGGAAACAATTTCCGGGCTAGACATATTTGAGCGCTCAAATGTATATTGCTCTTCGTCGGAGCGTGAGCGCATGTCTGGAAAGCTGTTTGGCAAATGTGTGGTGGTTACGGGCGCTGCTCAGGGCATCGGTATGGAGTGCGCGCGCGCCTATCACCGCGAGGGAGCTCGAGTTGCAATTCTGGATGTATCCCTCGAACAAGGCGAACAAGCTGCAGCCGCAATCGGTCCTGAGACTATCTTTGTGCACTGTGACGTCGCCAGTGCGGCGTCGGTGGAAGCCGCGAGATCGGCGGTGCTGGCTGTGTTTGGCCGGGTCGACGCCCTCCACAACAATGCCGGAATCGCAACCCCGTCAAAGCCTCTGCATGAGACGGATGAAGAGGAATGGGACAAGCTCTTCCAGGTGAATCTCAAGTCTGTCTTGTGGACAACGAAGCACTTTTATAAGGACCTGAAAGCGACGAAAGGTCCAATTCTGAACACGGCAAGCATGGTCGGTCTCATCGGCCAGCCAAACCATGCAGCTTATGTCGCGACAAAGGGAGCTCTGATCTCACTTACGAAGGCGATGGCTTTGGACTATGCCACGGATGGAATCCGGGTCAACGCCATCTGTCCAGCAGGTGTGTGGACTCCGATGCTGCGGCGATGGGCCGCCGAGCAGGAGAACGAAGCGGATATCACGTCCTACCTTGATCGGATTCATCCCTTAGGCAATTGCCCGGAGGGCGATGTCATCGCCGATGCTGCGGCATTTTTGCTTTCAGACTCTGCCCGCTTTATTACCGGCTGCATCCTGCCGGTAAGCGGCGGTGCTGAGCTTGGCTATCGACTTTAGGAGAGAGTATGTATATCGAGACGATTTCCTCCGAGGACTGCCGCTTCAAGCTTGAAGCGGGCGCAGGCTCGGACGCAGTGCACTCCGACCCCGAATATTCCTTTGCTGTAACAAAGCTGACTCTCGATGCCGGCGTTACTGGAACCGGACTGGTCCTCACCATGGGGCGGGGCAATGAGCTGGTGTGCAACGCAATCAATCTTCTCAGTCTCCCATTGGCAGGCCGGGATATTGAAAACCTGATGTCGGATTTTGGCCGGACATTTCGCGTGCTGGCCGATGACGCACAGCTTCGCTGGCTGGGGCCGCATAAAGGAGTTGTTCATCTTGCGCTTGCTTCCATCACCAACGCATGTTTTGATGCCTGGGCGAAAGCAAGACGCGTTCCGCTCTGGAAGCTTCTTCTCTCGCTCTCTCCGGCTGAAATCGTATCTCTACTGGATCTCAGCTATCTGGAAGATGTACTCGACACCACCTCAGCCACAGAGCTACTGACGGCGCAGATCTCGTCTCGTCGCACGAGGGAAGATGTTCTGACGGCCGGCTATCCGGGCTACGACACAAGTGTTGGCTGGTACCAATACAGTTCTGCTCAGATTGAGGAGAGAGTCCGTCGCAGCGTTGATGCGGGCTTTGGTGCCTTCAAGCTGAAAGTCGGCGGATCGCTCGATCATGATCTCTCACGCGCACGAGGATTGCGGCAGGTTGCCGGGGATAAGGCCACCATCATGTTTGACGCAAACCAGCAATGGAACTATCCGCAGGCTTTAGCCGCCTGCAAAGAGCTTGCAGCGCTAGCTCCACTTTGGATTGAAGAACCCACTCACCCCGATGATGTCTTCGCTCACAAGTCTTTGGCGAATGCTGTAGCGCCCGTAGCATTAGCCCTCGGCGAGCACGTCCCCAACCGGGTGATCTTTAAAAATTTCCTTCAGGCGGAATGTGTCAAATTCCTGCAACCAGACTGCACGCGCCTGGGAGGAGTGAGCGAGTTTCTAACGGTAAGCTTGCTGGCAAGAAAATTTGATGTGCCTGTAGTGCCTCACGTGGGCGATATGGGGCAGATTCATCAGCACCTCGTACTTTTCAATCATGTGGCGATGGGACATCCAAGGACGTTTCTCGAGTACATTCCCCACTTGAGCACGCACTTTGTGAATCCGGCGGTAGTCAAGGATGGACGGTATCAAACACCACAAGAGCCCGGAAGTAGCAGCGACCTGATATGACATCCCATACCCTCGGAGTTGCCTTAGCGCTGTTGGGTGGAATTCTCGTTGGCAATTGTATGTCGCCTCTCGGGCGGATCAAAGGCTGGAGATGGGAGTGCACCTGGCTCGTATTTAGCTTCGTATCGCTGATCCTGGTCCCGGCTGCACTCTCCCTCTATCTCGTGCCAGACTGGCCAATGCTGTATTGGGGTTTGAGCCTCCACGACTTGTATCCTTCATTTGCATTTGGCTTCGGCTGGGGCGTGGCGCAGGTGCTCTTTGGCGTCGCTGTCCAGCGGCTTGGAATGGCACTGGGATTCACCCTCGTCGTTGGACTGGGTACGGTCTTCGGTATGCTCGTCCCCTTCCTGGCGCACCAGCACGGGGATCTGTTCCATGGCAAAGGTCTCCTGCTGTTGTGTGGCTGTCTGCTGATGATCCTCGGCGTGGGGTTGTCCGGCTGGGCGGGGCAGATGAGAGACTCCCGGAAAAACGCACCTGCCCAAGCAAGCTACCTGTCGGGATTCATCATTGCCACCATTTCAGGTGTGTTGTCCTCGATGTTGAACCTGTCCTTCTCGTTTGGCGGAGCGATGAATGAAGCCGCCGTCAAACTGGGGGCGCATCCGGCCGTTGCGGTTGTCGCTGTCTGGCCGGTGGCCCTTGCCGGAGGCTTCATTCCGAACTTCGGTTATTCCTTCTATCTACTGGTCCGAAATCGCAGTTGGGGCGATCTAAGAAAGCCTCTCCCGGACGCACTGTGGAGTGGACTGATGGGCCTCCTATGGATTTCAGCGGTTGTGATCTATGGATTGGCAACCTATCAGCTAGGCCCTCTAGGCGACTCTGCTGGATGGGCTATCTATCAGATCACGATGGTCCTTACTGCGTGCGTGGCGGGTGTTATCTCGGGGGAGTGGAAGAATTCTTCACGAAGCGCACTCGCGATCTTTGTACTCGGTATCATTCCGCTCTTATTGGCGACAGTGGTGCTCGCCCAGGCGACGAAATAAGCTGTCTGGTGTTTATTTTTTCTGAAAAGAGCGCTTAAATTATTCCCTGCCACAATACGCTCCCGGAAATTACCGAATTTGTTTGACATATGTGTCTAACTCTCTCTAGGCTTTTCGTGATTATGAGCGCTCAAATTGTTTCTCGACGTCGTTTCCTTCAACTGGCATCTGCTGCCGGCGCCTTCTCCATGCTTCCGCGCTTCGCGCATGCGAGTGACCTCGATGACCCTCGGATGGCATGGTTTCGCAAAGCAAAATTTGGCATGTTCATTCACTGGGGCCCGTATTCCCTGGCTAGCGTGGAAGCATCATGGCCCATCATTCGACCCTCAGAGAAGTGGAAGATTAGCGAAGCCGAGTATCGAGCGCTTGCGAAGCAGTTCAATCCCGTAAAGTTCGATCCCGATCAATTTATCGACGTAGCGCGTAGCGCTGCTCAGCAATACATGGTCATCACCACGAAGCACCATGACGGCTTCTGCATGTTTGATTCGGACTACACGAACTACAAAATTACAAAGACGCCCTACGGGAAAGATATCCTGGCCATGCTCTCTGAGGCTTGCAAAAGGCGTGGGATGCCTCTTGGCTTCTACTACTCGCCCCCGGACTTCACGCATCCTGGGTTCCGCGACACATCGAAGTTGACGAAAGAGAACTGGGATGGGGAGCCGGATCGTCCCGAGTGGTCGTCGTACCTCTACTATATGGAGCTGCAGCTCACGGAACTGTTGACACGGTACGGAGACTGCAAAGTCATATGGTTCGATGGTCTGGAGCATCAGCGGAAGTACGATGGTCAACGATTTCTTAACCTGATCCATAAGCTTCAACCCAACACCCTGGTCAACGATCGCATTGGAGTACGTGGCGACTTCGTGACTCCGGAACAGTTCATCCCAAAAGCGATTCCCACAAAAGATGTGGAAGTGCATGCGATCGATACAAATGTCGTATTTCATGACGGTGTGCCACCGGCCAGCGAGTTTCAGTTGTGGGAGACCTGCATGACGATTAACAACACCTGGGCTTACAACGCGAATGATCATAACTTCAAATCCACCCAGGATCTCATTCGTGCGCTCGTTGAGGTTGCCAGCCGCGGCGGAAACTTCCTCCTCAATGTTGGACCGCAACCAGACGGTCTCGTACAGCCCGAGTTTCAGGAACGCCTTCGGGGCATTGGCAATTGGCTGGAAGTCAATGGCGAATCAATCTTCGACACCACGTACGGCCCCATTCAAAACGTAGCCGGAGTCCGAACAACCTCCGGACAAGACCATGTCTATGTGCATCTGTTAGAGCCGGCGAACGGGACGCTCGCGCTTCCAGATTTCAAGCGGAAAGTTGCCTCCGTACGGTCGTTAGCTACAAATCAAATGTTGCGGTTCTCGCAGAACGAAAGATCCATAACGGTCAATTTGGCTCAGCCGTTTCAGGCTGAGAATGTGAATGTGCTTGCACTCAGAGTTATCTGAGACATCAGTTCTGTTTTGGGGGACGTTGGCGGCAACGTAGCAATGGCCAACTGGGAATGTAAGAATCATGGCGGTTCCTGATACTAAGGTGGGATAGATGCAGACAAGACGGGAGATCTGTAAATGGATGGCGGGCGCGGCGTCACTTGCTTTGCCCTCAACGGGGGCACTGGCGCTTACCGAAGGTGCGGCTAAGCCTGTAGTGAGACGGGGTGAGCCGCTGGTCGATCTCCAGCAGCGGTTCATTGATCTGCGCTTTGGGATGTTTGTCCATTTCAATATGGCGACGTTCCAGGACCGTGAGTGGGGCGATCCGGATTCACCAGCCACGTTGTTCCATCCGACGGCGCTGGATACGGATCAATGGGCTGAAGCTGCGAAGTCCGCCAACATGACATGGGGATGCCTCACCACGAGGCATCACGACGGCTTCTGCCTCTGGCCAACGAAGACGCGAGGTGCGAGCGTTGCCCAAACGACGCACAAGATCGACATCGTACGGCGGTATGTCGATTCGTTCCGTAAGGCCGGCCTGCGTGTGGCCCTGTATTACTCGATCCTGTCGTTACGGGACGACATTCGGCACTTCAACATTACGCCGGACAAGATCCAACTGGTGAAAGATCAGCTTACGGAGCTTTTCAGCAATTATGGCGAGATCGATGCGCTGATCATCGATGGATGGAATGCGCCCTGGAGCCGGATTGCGTATGAGGAGATGCCGTTTCCGGAGATCTATGGGCATATCAAGTCGATGCAGCCAAACTGCCTGGTATCGGATCTGAATGCGAGTCAGTTTCCTTCCGGCGGTTTGTACTATTCGGATTTGAAGGCGTTTGAGCAGAACGCAGGGCAGAAGGTTCCTCAGGAGAGTGACCTGCCG
This genomic window from Terriglobus albidus contains:
- a CDS encoding alpha-L-fucosidase, whose product is MSAQIVSRRRFLQLASAAGAFSMLPRFAHASDLDDPRMAWFRKAKFGMFIHWGPYSLASVEASWPIIRPSEKWKISEAEYRALAKQFNPVKFDPDQFIDVARSAAQQYMVITTKHHDGFCMFDSDYTNYKITKTPYGKDILAMLSEACKRRGMPLGFYYSPPDFTHPGFRDTSKLTKENWDGEPDRPEWSSYLYYMELQLTELLTRYGDCKVIWFDGLEHQRKYDGQRFLNLIHKLQPNTLVNDRIGVRGDFVTPEQFIPKAIPTKDVEVHAIDTNVVFHDGVPPASEFQLWETCMTINNTWAYNANDHNFKSTQDLIRALVEVASRGGNFLLNVGPQPDGLVQPEFQERLRGIGNWLEVNGESIFDTTYGPIQNVAGVRTTSGQDHVYVHLLEPANGTLALPDFKRKVASVRSLATNQMLRFSQNERSITVNLAQPFQAENVNVLALRVI
- a CDS encoding GntR family transcriptional regulator, whose product is MKASKKTVASPPLLIKSSLAARLKDEIVSGKLSQGSRIVEKFWASRFGVAQTSVREAINILIAEGFATKNSGRSARVTSYSPGKVAQIYEVRAALEGTAARILAQSGQDLSTLEAAITQMSKSIKNRDLAALLEADLAFHLQLCELPGNEVLSQHARMLLVPLFAFVSMRLGGDATLATAWKPDLERHREMVRAIAEGEASLAELTVRNAILRFAERANEIWR
- a CDS encoding alpha-L-fucosidase, producing MQTRREICKWMAGAASLALPSTGALALTEGAAKPVVRRGEPLVDLQQRFIDLRFGMFVHFNMATFQDREWGDPDSPATLFHPTALDTDQWAEAAKSANMTWGCLTTRHHDGFCLWPTKTRGASVAQTTHKIDIVRRYVDSFRKAGLRVALYYSILSLRDDIRHFNITPDKIQLVKDQLTELFSNYGEIDALIIDGWNAPWSRIAYEEMPFPEIYGHIKSMQPNCLVSDLNASQFPSGGLYYSDLKAFEQNAGQKVPQESDLPAFSCVTITPGWFWKQADVQAPLKATETVVNEWLIPLNNRHCNLILNAPPDRSGQLAPNVVARLKEIGQAWKHSGPMQKVHEHIVITTPNLAAAKPIHASSYPDTVGPDLANDGNYHSSWNVGEGNRSGWLEVNFGRRESFNVLSLVEPVGQRDGYSESRIASYKFEAWNGSGWSTIVESKDRNAVRVHRISHVIASRVRVSIEGSHDDFHVVDLGIYNEPS
- a CDS encoding L-rhamnose/proton symporter RhaT — its product is MTSHTLGVALALLGGILVGNCMSPLGRIKGWRWECTWLVFSFVSLILVPAALSLYLVPDWPMLYWGLSLHDLYPSFAFGFGWGVAQVLFGVAVQRLGMALGFTLVVGLGTVFGMLVPFLAHQHGDLFHGKGLLLLCGCLLMILGVGLSGWAGQMRDSRKNAPAQASYLSGFIIATISGVLSSMLNLSFSFGGAMNEAAVKLGAHPAVAVVAVWPVALAGGFIPNFGYSFYLLVRNRSWGDLRKPLPDALWSGLMGLLWISAVVIYGLATYQLGPLGDSAGWAIYQITMVLTACVAGVISGEWKNSSRSALAIFVLGIIPLLLATVVLAQATK
- a CDS encoding enolase C-terminal domain-like protein, with translation MYIETISSEDCRFKLEAGAGSDAVHSDPEYSFAVTKLTLDAGVTGTGLVLTMGRGNELVCNAINLLSLPLAGRDIENLMSDFGRTFRVLADDAQLRWLGPHKGVVHLALASITNACFDAWAKARRVPLWKLLLSLSPAEIVSLLDLSYLEDVLDTTSATELLTAQISSRRTREDVLTAGYPGYDTSVGWYQYSSAQIEERVRRSVDAGFGAFKLKVGGSLDHDLSRARGLRQVAGDKATIMFDANQQWNYPQALAACKELAALAPLWIEEPTHPDDVFAHKSLANAVAPVALALGEHVPNRVIFKNFLQAECVKFLQPDCTRLGGVSEFLTVSLLARKFDVPVVPHVGDMGQIHQHLVLFNHVAMGHPRTFLEYIPHLSTHFVNPAVVKDGRYQTPQEPGSSSDLI
- a CDS encoding SDR family NAD(P)-dependent oxidoreductase encodes the protein MSGKLFGKCVVVTGAAQGIGMECARAYHREGARVAILDVSLEQGEQAAAAIGPETIFVHCDVASAASVEAARSAVLAVFGRVDALHNNAGIATPSKPLHETDEEEWDKLFQVNLKSVLWTTKHFYKDLKATKGPILNTASMVGLIGQPNHAAYVATKGALISLTKAMALDYATDGIRVNAICPAGVWTPMLRRWAAEQENEADITSYLDRIHPLGNCPEGDVIADAAAFLLSDSARFITGCILPVSGGAELGYRL